A single Bacillus marinisedimentorum DNA region contains:
- the glsA gene encoding glutaminase A: MICRTDEELEELVERARPETENGKVADYIPALGKADKNGLSVAFYTKSDGCYSAGDVQEQFTLQSISKVITLAVALMDRGEEYVFDRVGMEPTGDPFNSIAKLETSVPSKPLNPMINAGALAVTNMIYGNTAGERLGRILQLVHDMTNNTDIYYSEEVARSEFETSFLNRSLSYFMKQHGIIQGNVDDLLDLYTKQCAIEVNCLDLARIGLVFALDGIDPETNRRIMPEHIAKICKTFMVTCGMYNSSGEFAIKVGIPAKSGVSGCIMGSVPGEEAVGIGIYGPALDEKGNSIAGVRLLEMLSNRYRLSMF, encoded by the coding sequence ATGATTTGCCGGACTGATGAAGAACTTGAAGAACTCGTTGAAAGAGCCAGACCTGAAACGGAAAATGGAAAAGTGGCTGATTACATACCGGCTCTTGGAAAGGCGGATAAAAACGGTCTTTCTGTAGCCTTTTATACGAAATCGGATGGATGTTACTCAGCAGGGGATGTCCAGGAACAGTTCACGCTGCAAAGTATATCGAAGGTAATAACACTTGCTGTGGCACTTATGGATAGAGGAGAGGAATATGTGTTTGACCGCGTCGGAATGGAACCGACCGGAGACCCTTTCAACTCGATCGCGAAGCTTGAAACCTCTGTTCCTTCAAAACCTCTGAATCCGATGATCAATGCAGGCGCACTGGCTGTCACGAATATGATATACGGGAACACGGCCGGGGAACGGCTCGGCAGAATTTTGCAGCTTGTCCATGACATGACGAACAACACGGACATTTATTATTCGGAAGAGGTAGCCCGTTCCGAGTTCGAGACGTCCTTTTTGAACAGGTCATTAAGCTATTTCATGAAACAGCACGGGATCATCCAGGGGAATGTGGATGACCTTCTGGATTTATATACAAAACAATGTGCCATCGAGGTGAATTGCCTGGATTTGGCTCGCATAGGACTCGTATTTGCCCTTGACGGCATTGATCCGGAAACGAACCGGAGGATCATGCCGGAACATATTGCCAAGATTTGCAAGACGTTTATGGTTACATGCGGAATGTACAATTCATCAGGCGAGTTCGCCATCAAAGTCGGCATACCTGCAAAAAGCGGGGTTTCCGGCTGTATCATGGGTTCAGTGCCCGGTGAAGAGGCAGTCGGCATAGGCATTTATGGGCCGGCGCTGGATGAAAAGGGGAACAGCATTGCCGGTGTGCGCCTCCTTGAGATGCTTTCAAACAGATACCGCCTCAGCATGTTCTGA
- the cyoE gene encoding heme o synthase has product MENSRAAARSGPVLESTDINQRVNLSASWQDFLALIKIGIINSNLITTFTGIWLALYFTGQNFIDNILTVALALIGTALIIAGSATLNNFIDRDIDPLMERTKERPTVTGAMDSQRVLLTGLAFSLLGAGVLAAASPEAAVLGLIGLFSYVVLYTMWSKRKYTLNTIVGSISGAVPPLIGWAAIDPSLHPVAWILFLIMFLWQPPHFLALAMRRVDEYRAAGIPMLPVVHGFQITKRQIVVYVACLLPIPFYLYSLGTVYLAIAAILGFGWLALGIYGFFMKDEVKWATLMFVYSLNYLTILFVSMVIVTMF; this is encoded by the coding sequence ATGGAGAACTCACGGGCAGCCGCCCGCTCCGGCCCTGTATTGGAGAGTACGGACATCAATCAGCGGGTGAACTTGTCAGCCTCCTGGCAGGACTTTCTTGCCCTGATCAAAATCGGCATCATCAATTCCAATTTGATCACTACATTTACTGGTATCTGGCTCGCCCTGTATTTTACAGGCCAAAACTTTATTGACAATATCCTTACAGTTGCGCTCGCTTTGATCGGCACTGCTCTTATCATTGCAGGAAGTGCGACGCTGAATAACTTCATTGACCGTGATATCGATCCATTGATGGAACGCACAAAAGAGAGGCCGACCGTTACGGGTGCAATGGATTCACAGCGGGTGCTGCTTACCGGACTGGCCTTTTCGCTGCTTGGTGCCGGTGTCCTGGCGGCAGCTTCGCCTGAAGCCGCTGTGCTTGGCCTGATAGGTTTATTTTCATATGTTGTGCTCTATACAATGTGGTCTAAGCGGAAATACACACTTAACACAATTGTTGGAAGCATTTCCGGGGCGGTGCCGCCTTTGATCGGCTGGGCAGCCATTGACCCGTCACTTCACCCGGTTGCCTGGATTTTGTTTCTTATCATGTTCCTCTGGCAGCCTCCGCATTTTCTGGCGCTTGCCATGAGGCGTGTTGATGAGTACCGTGCAGCGGGTATACCGATGCTGCCGGTCGTCCACGGTTTCCAGATCACCAAAAGGCAGATTGTCGTATATGTCGCCTGCTTGCTGCCTATCCCATTTTATCTTTATTCCCTTGGGACGGTGTACCTTGCCATTGCGGCGATTCTCGGATTCGGCTGGCTCGCCCTCGGCATTTACGGATTCTTTATGAAAGATGAAGTGAAGTGGGCGACGCTTATGTTCGTTTATTCTTTGAACTATTTGACTATTCTGTTCGTATCTATGGTTATTGTGACAATGTTTTAA
- a CDS encoding FtsW/RodA/SpoVE family cell cycle protein encodes MIKKILKFYVQSYDYSLIILPFLLIMFGLVMVYSASMVFGPTEFDVESSFFFKRQFIWAIASIAAFIGALLLPYKAYFSMFKYIAIGTVILLVAVLIFGRVAGNARSWIQVFGFNIQPAEVAKLGIIIYLAGIFSKKQAYIEKFSQAVIPPLIFTLGVFMLVFIQPDLGTGMIILGIAATVVLCSGMRPKHLFGLIGLGAAGIAGLITLFISENQSSRFVAAYDPFSRPSGEGYQLINSYLAIGHGGLTGQGLGQSIQKYGYLPEPHTDFILAIISEELGIFGVGFVIISIAYIVLKGLSIARRIDDTFGSLLAVGISGMIGIQAVVNIGALTGLLPVTGVPLPFISYGGSSLVLLMISMGILVNISSFANQQRKKERQHDTHISSTV; translated from the coding sequence ATGATTAAAAAAATCCTTAAATTTTATGTCCAATCTTATGATTATTCACTCATCATCCTGCCGTTTTTGCTGATTATGTTCGGCCTGGTCATGGTTTACAGCGCCAGCATGGTTTTCGGTCCGACGGAGTTTGATGTGGAAAGCAGCTTTTTCTTCAAACGCCAGTTCATTTGGGCGATTGCGTCGATTGCGGCATTCATCGGGGCGCTGCTCCTCCCTTATAAAGCTTATTTTTCAATGTTTAAATACATTGCCATCGGAACAGTGATTCTGCTTGTTGCAGTCCTGATTTTCGGCCGGGTTGCCGGTAATGCCAGGTCATGGATCCAGGTGTTCGGCTTCAATATCCAGCCTGCCGAAGTTGCCAAGCTTGGCATCATCATTTATCTGGCCGGAATTTTTTCGAAAAAGCAGGCTTACATAGAAAAATTCAGCCAGGCAGTGATTCCGCCCCTGATTTTTACTCTAGGCGTGTTTATGCTTGTGTTCATCCAGCCTGACCTTGGTACAGGCATGATCATTCTCGGGATAGCGGCTACTGTTGTGCTTTGTTCAGGAATGAGGCCTAAACATCTGTTTGGCTTAATTGGGCTTGGGGCTGCCGGAATTGCCGGCCTGATCACTCTGTTCATTTCGGAAAATCAGTCATCACGGTTTGTGGCCGCTTATGATCCGTTTTCCAGGCCGAGCGGGGAAGGGTACCAGCTCATCAATTCCTACCTTGCCATCGGCCATGGCGGATTGACAGGTCAGGGACTGGGTCAGAGCATTCAGAAATACGGTTACTTGCCTGAACCGCATACTGATTTTATCCTCGCCATCATTTCAGAGGAACTCGGCATTTTCGGTGTCGGTTTTGTCATTATCAGCATTGCTTATATTGTGTTAAAAGGCCTGTCAATTGCACGCAGGATAGATGACACGTTCGGCAGTTTGCTGGCTGTGGGGATTTCAGGCATGATCGGCATCCAGGCTGTTGTCAACATTGGAGCCCTGACCGGATTGCTTCCCGTCACCGGGGTACCGCTGCCGTTCATCAGTTACGGCGGGTCATCCCTCGTCCTGTTGATGATTTCGATGGGGATCCTCGTTAATATCTCGAGTTTCGCCAATCAGCAAAGGAAAAAGGAAAGGCAGCACGATACACATATTTCCAGTACTGTGTGA
- the pyc gene encoding pyruvate carboxylase, producing the protein MGRKEKEVRIKKVLVANRGEIAIRVFRACTELGIRTVAVYSNEDNGSYHRYKADEAYLIGEGKKPIDAYLDIESIIETAKANDVDAIHPGYGFLSENIHFARRCEEEGIIFIGPKTNHLDVFGDKVKARQQAVKAGIPVIPGTDGPVTSLDEVRDFGREHGYPIIIKAALGGGGRGMRIVRSEAALEESYDRARSEARAAFGSDEVYVEKFVENPKHIEVQILGDHDGNIVHLYERDCSVQRRHQKLVEVAPSKSLADSARLEICDSAVQLMNSVDYINAGTVEYLVTEDGSFYFIEVNPRVQVEHTITEMITGVDIVQSQILIAEGHALHSDKVGIPHQSDIKIRGYAIQSRVTTEDPTNNFMPDTGKIMAYRSGGGFGVRLDAGNAYQGAVITPHYDSLLVKVSTWALTFEHAASKMIRNLKEFRIRGVKTNIPFLENVIKHDQFMNGEYNTSFVDTTPKLFVFPKRKDRGTKMLSFIGHTTVNGFDGTENKKKPLFSKPRIPSYKRSEDFPSGTKQILDQRGADGLAAWVKDQHEVLLTDTTFRDAHQSLLATRMRTYDLLKAAEPTAKMVPELFSMEMWGGATFDVSYRFLKESPWDRLLSMREKAPNVLFQMLLRASNAVGYTNYPDNLIKMFVEKSAYAGIDVFRIFDSLNWVKGMTLAIDAVRDSGKIAEAAICYTGDIMDPSRRKYDIDYYKNMAKELESSGAHILGIKDMAGLLKPEAAYRLVSELKETVDIPIHLHTHDTSGNGIYTYARAVDAGVDILDTAMSSMSGLTSQPSANSLYYSLQHHKRQPQVDINALESLSHYWEDVRDYYSDFESGMDAPNTEVYFHEMPGGQYSNLQQQAKAVGLNDRWDEVKQMYRRVNDMFGDIIKVTPSSKVVGDMALYMVQNHLTEDDVYEKGDSLDFPDSVVEFFQGYLGKPYQGFPRELQQIILKGRTPLEGRPGENLEPVDFDELKETLYHKLDRPVTSFDLLAYALYPKVFMDYEAFYEQNGDMSVLDTPTFFYGMRLGEEINVEIEQGKTLIVKLISIGEAQLDGTRTVYFELNGQPREVVVKDESVKTAVTARPKADRANQSHIGASMPGTVIKVLVEKGETVQKGDHLMITEAMKMETTVQAPFAGKVKDVFVKDGEAIQAQDLLIEME; encoded by the coding sequence ATGGGCAGAAAAGAAAAAGAAGTCCGAATCAAGAAAGTGCTTGTTGCCAATCGCGGCGAAATTGCCATACGTGTTTTCCGGGCTTGTACGGAGCTTGGAATCCGGACGGTTGCGGTTTATTCAAATGAAGACAACGGTTCATACCACCGTTACAAGGCGGATGAAGCTTATTTGATCGGCGAGGGGAAAAAGCCGATCGATGCATACCTGGATATTGAAAGTATCATTGAAACGGCGAAAGCAAATGACGTGGACGCCATTCATCCGGGATATGGCTTCCTTTCGGAAAATATTCATTTCGCGAGGCGGTGTGAAGAAGAAGGAATCATTTTTATTGGACCGAAAACTAATCACCTTGATGTTTTTGGCGATAAAGTAAAAGCGCGCCAGCAGGCGGTCAAGGCTGGCATTCCGGTCATTCCGGGGACGGACGGACCTGTAACATCACTGGATGAAGTCAGAGATTTCGGCCGGGAGCACGGTTATCCGATCATCATCAAAGCCGCTCTTGGCGGCGGCGGCAGAGGCATGCGGATTGTGCGCAGCGAGGCCGCACTTGAAGAATCGTATGACAGAGCCCGCTCCGAGGCGAGGGCAGCATTCGGGAGCGATGAAGTATACGTTGAAAAGTTTGTTGAAAATCCGAAACATATCGAAGTGCAGATTCTGGGGGACCACGACGGCAATATTGTCCATCTGTATGAAAGGGACTGTTCCGTACAGCGCCGCCATCAAAAGCTTGTTGAAGTGGCACCAAGCAAGTCACTAGCAGACTCGGCCAGGCTGGAAATATGCGATTCGGCAGTTCAGCTGATGAACAGCGTCGACTACATCAATGCCGGGACAGTGGAATATCTAGTCACGGAAGACGGATCATTCTATTTTATTGAAGTGAATCCCCGCGTACAAGTTGAACACACAATTACGGAAATGATTACCGGAGTCGATATTGTCCAGTCGCAAATCCTCATTGCTGAAGGCCATGCACTCCACAGTGATAAAGTGGGCATTCCGCATCAGTCTGACATTAAAATAAGGGGTTATGCGATCCAGTCACGGGTTACAACAGAGGATCCGACAAACAATTTTATGCCGGATACAGGCAAAATCATGGCTTACCGCAGCGGCGGCGGTTTCGGTGTAAGGCTTGATGCTGGAAATGCCTATCAGGGTGCGGTAATTACCCCGCATTACGACTCACTTCTCGTAAAGGTCTCTACGTGGGCGCTGACTTTTGAACATGCTGCAAGCAAAATGATCAGAAACTTAAAAGAATTTAGAATAAGGGGGGTTAAAACAAATATTCCATTTCTGGAAAATGTCATCAAGCATGACCAGTTCATGAACGGGGAATATAATACATCATTTGTGGACACCACGCCGAAGCTGTTTGTATTCCCAAAACGGAAAGACAGAGGGACAAAGATGCTGTCATTCATAGGGCATACAACTGTCAATGGATTTGATGGCACTGAAAACAAAAAGAAACCGCTATTCAGCAAGCCCCGCATTCCTTCATATAAGCGGTCGGAAGATTTCCCATCCGGTACAAAACAAATCCTTGATCAACGCGGTGCTGATGGTCTTGCAGCCTGGGTGAAAGATCAGCATGAAGTTTTGCTTACAGATACGACCTTCAGGGATGCCCATCAGTCTCTGCTTGCAACAAGAATGAGGACGTATGACCTTTTAAAAGCGGCCGAGCCGACAGCAAAGATGGTCCCGGAACTTTTTTCCATGGAAATGTGGGGAGGAGCGACTTTTGATGTCAGCTACCGGTTCCTTAAGGAAAGTCCGTGGGATAGGCTTTTGTCCATGAGGGAAAAAGCGCCGAACGTGCTGTTTCAGATGCTGCTTAGGGCATCGAATGCTGTCGGATACACGAATTATCCTGATAATCTCATCAAAATGTTTGTTGAAAAGTCAGCATATGCCGGCATAGATGTTTTCAGGATTTTCGATAGTTTGAACTGGGTAAAAGGGATGACGCTTGCCATTGATGCTGTGCGGGATTCGGGAAAAATAGCGGAAGCCGCCATTTGCTATACAGGGGACATCATGGATCCTTCCCGCAGGAAGTATGATATCGACTATTATAAAAATATGGCAAAAGAATTGGAAAGTTCCGGTGCGCATATACTTGGCATCAAAGATATGGCAGGATTGCTGAAGCCGGAAGCTGCATACAGGCTCGTTTCCGAGTTGAAGGAGACGGTGGATATTCCAATTCACCTGCACACCCACGATACGAGCGGAAACGGAATCTATACGTATGCTAGGGCTGTTGACGCGGGTGTGGACATTCTTGATACAGCAATGAGCTCGATGTCAGGCCTTACATCCCAGCCGAGCGCGAACTCTCTGTATTATTCGCTGCAGCATCATAAACGGCAGCCGCAGGTTGACATTAACGCATTGGAATCGCTCTCCCATTACTGGGAAGACGTCAGGGATTACTACAGCGACTTCGAGAGCGGCATGGATGCACCGAATACGGAAGTATACTTTCATGAAATGCCAGGCGGTCAATACAGCAACCTCCAGCAGCAGGCTAAAGCTGTCGGCTTGAATGACCGCTGGGATGAAGTGAAGCAAATGTACCGCCGGGTGAACGATATGTTCGGGGATATTATCAAAGTGACCCCTTCGTCCAAAGTTGTGGGAGATATGGCTCTGTATATGGTGCAGAACCACCTCACTGAGGACGATGTGTATGAAAAAGGTGACAGCCTTGATTTTCCGGACTCAGTCGTTGAGTTCTTCCAAGGTTATCTTGGCAAGCCGTATCAAGGCTTTCCCCGTGAACTGCAGCAGATCATCCTGAAAGGGCGCACGCCGCTTGAAGGCAGACCGGGGGAAAACCTCGAGCCGGTTGATTTCGACGAATTGAAAGAAACTCTTTACCATAAACTGGACAGGCCGGTAACAAGCTTCGACTTGCTGGCATATGCACTTTATCCGAAAGTATTCATGGATTATGAAGCATTTTATGAGCAAAATGGTGATATGTCGGTCCTTGACACCCCGACATTCTTCTACGGAATGCGCCTTGGCGAGGAAATCAATGTTGAAATTGAGCAAGGGAAAACGCTTATTGTCAAATTGATCTCAATCGGGGAAGCACAGCTGGATGGCACGCGGACAGTTTACTTTGAATTGAACGGACAGCCGCGTGAAGTCGTAGTGAAAGATGAGTCGGTCAAGACGGCAGTTACTGCAAGGCCGAAAGCGGACCGGGCCAATCAGAGCCATATCGGGGCTTCCATGCCGGGTACCGTCATAAAAGTGCTGGTGGAAAAAGGTGAGACAGTCCAAAAAGGCGATCATCTCATGATCACAGAAGCCATGAAGATGGAAACGACCGTTCAGGCCCCATTTGCCGGAAAAGTGAAAGATGTGTTCGTTAAAGACGGCGAAGCTATACAGGCACAGGATCTGTTGATTGAAATGGAATGA
- a CDS encoding YlaN family protein, translating to MASKIAVDHREKAYALLKADADKIRRLIEVQMDNLTMPQCPLYEEVLDTQMFGLSREIDFAVRLELISEKEGKDLIEGLERQLSALHEASTKS from the coding sequence TTGGCGTCTAAGATAGCTGTTGATCATCGTGAAAAGGCTTATGCCCTTCTCAAAGCGGATGCTGACAAAATACGCCGCTTGATAGAAGTCCAAATGGATAATTTGACAATGCCGCAATGTCCTCTATATGAAGAGGTGCTTGATACACAAATGTTCGGGCTGTCAAGGGAAATTGACTTTGCTGTCCGGCTTGAGCTCATTAGCGAAAAAGAGGGCAAGGACCTGATAGAAGGACTTGAACGTCAATTATCTGCTTTGCATGAAGCATCCACGAAGTCATAA
- a CDS encoding COX15/CtaA family protein, whose amino-acid sequence MQHALKIFSVLTSIAMLFVLLGGALVTKTGSGAGCGDSWPLCHGELIPSNITFELVIELSHRLVSGGAAIMVTVLAIWSWRTIGHVKETKPLALLAVFFLFLQALIGAAAVMWGQSDVVLALHFGISLISFAAVLLLTLLIFEVDRKFRADKIFIDRKMRKHIFSVTIYTYLVVYTGALVRHKAASLACMGWPLCGSGDAPLLPQNSGQWIHLGHRAAAGILVIWIAVMAWYAYRRYRDVKVIYYGWLLSLALILMQATSGAFIVFSKLNLGIALIHALIISCLFGVLSYLVMLAVRSRKSEKKKIQEHPSHKKWA is encoded by the coding sequence TTGCAGCATGCCTTAAAAATATTTTCAGTATTAACATCAATTGCAATGCTTTTTGTACTGCTTGGCGGTGCCCTTGTAACCAAAACCGGTTCAGGTGCCGGATGCGGTGATTCCTGGCCGCTCTGCCACGGCGAACTGATTCCAAGCAATATTACATTTGAACTTGTTATCGAATTGAGCCACCGCCTGGTATCTGGCGGAGCGGCAATCATGGTCACGGTTCTTGCGATCTGGTCCTGGAGAACGATCGGCCATGTAAAAGAAACAAAACCGCTGGCCCTGTTGGCTGTCTTTTTCCTGTTTCTGCAGGCCCTCATAGGAGCAGCGGCAGTCATGTGGGGACAGTCGGATGTGGTGCTCGCGCTGCATTTCGGCATTTCGCTCATTTCCTTCGCGGCCGTTTTGCTGCTGACATTGCTTATTTTTGAGGTCGATAGGAAATTTCGTGCCGATAAAATCTTTATTGACCGTAAGATGCGCAAGCATATTTTCAGTGTAACCATTTATACGTATCTTGTCGTATATACTGGTGCCCTTGTCAGGCATAAAGCTGCAAGCCTCGCCTGTATGGGCTGGCCGTTATGCGGCAGCGGCGATGCCCCTCTTCTGCCCCAGAACTCCGGCCAATGGATTCATCTTGGCCACAGGGCGGCGGCCGGAATTCTCGTCATCTGGATTGCTGTTATGGCCTGGTATGCATACAGACGGTATCGGGATGTGAAGGTGATCTACTACGGCTGGCTTTTATCATTGGCTTTGATTTTGATGCAGGCAACCAGCGGAGCTTTCATCGTATTCAGCAAGTTGAACCTGGGCATCGCACTGATTCATGCCCTGATCATTTCCTGCCTGTTCGGGGTTCTTTCCTACCTCGTCATGCTGGCGGTCAGGAGCAGGAAGTCGGAAAAAAAGAAGATTCAAGAGCATCCCAGCCATAAGAAATGGGCATGA
- a CDS encoding PhoH family protein produces MSKIYVLDTNVLLQDPQSLYFFEENEVVIPAVVLEELDSKKRNMDEVGRNARQVSKLIDGLRDKGNLHQNVSLENGGTLRIELNHRSFRSLQEIFVETTNDNRILAVALNLSLEEKEKEDGKKVVLVSKDVLLRVKADALGVEAEDFLHDRVITYDRGYYGFAELFMAKEKINDLYQDGELDVSVLPGGIVYPNQFIVMKSDAGDSASALGIVDEHVKKVKRCYLDNDQIWGIRPRNVQQTMGLELLLRRDISLVTFVGKAGTGKTLLALAAGLLQTEDLGIYKKLLVARPIVPMGKDLGYLPGEKDEKLKPWMQPILDNLEFLFNTKKPGELDHILAGMGSIQVEALTYIRGRSIPEQFIIIDEAQNLTKHEVKTILTRVGEGSKIVLMGDPAQIDHPYLDEFNNGLTYVVERFKEQSIAGHVRLVKGERSGLAQIAADLL; encoded by the coding sequence TTGAGTAAAATTTATGTACTCGATACGAATGTTTTATTACAGGATCCGCAATCTCTTTATTTTTTTGAGGAAAATGAAGTGGTAATACCGGCGGTCGTGCTTGAGGAGTTGGATTCGAAAAAACGGAATATGGATGAAGTTGGAAGAAATGCGAGGCAGGTATCCAAATTGATTGACGGACTGCGTGATAAAGGGAATCTCCATCAAAATGTTTCGCTTGAAAACGGCGGAACACTTCGAATAGAGCTTAATCACCGTTCATTCCGGTCGCTGCAGGAAATATTTGTTGAGACAACAAATGATAATAGGATTCTTGCGGTAGCATTGAATCTCTCGCTTGAGGAAAAAGAAAAAGAGGACGGAAAGAAGGTTGTTCTAGTCAGTAAAGATGTGCTTTTGCGGGTAAAGGCGGATGCCCTGGGAGTGGAGGCTGAGGACTTCTTACATGACAGGGTGATTACCTACGACCGGGGATACTATGGGTTTGCGGAACTGTTTATGGCAAAAGAAAAAATTAATGACCTGTATCAGGACGGCGAATTAGACGTCAGTGTATTGCCCGGCGGAATAGTTTATCCGAATCAATTCATTGTGATGAAAAGTGATGCCGGTGATTCGGCCTCTGCACTTGGAATTGTCGATGAGCATGTGAAGAAGGTGAAAAGATGTTATCTGGATAATGACCAGATATGGGGGATCAGGCCCAGGAATGTACAGCAGACGATGGGCCTTGAATTGCTTCTCAGGCGCGATATTTCCCTTGTGACTTTTGTCGGAAAAGCGGGTACGGGTAAAACGCTTCTGGCGCTGGCGGCAGGGCTGCTGCAGACAGAAGATCTCGGGATATATAAAAAGCTGCTCGTAGCCAGGCCGATTGTTCCGATGGGAAAAGACCTCGGTTATTTACCTGGTGAAAAAGATGAAAAGTTAAAACCGTGGATGCAGCCGATCCTTGATAATCTTGAATTTTTGTTCAACACGAAAAAACCCGGTGAACTTGACCATATCCTGGCTGGCATGGGATCAATCCAGGTTGAGGCGCTGACTTATATACGGGGAAGAAGCATCCCGGAGCAATTCATCATTATCGATGAAGCCCAGAATTTGACCAAGCATGAGGTGAAAACGATATTAACCCGGGTTGGCGAGGGCAGTAAAATTGTTCTGATGGGAGATCCGGCACAGATTGACCATCCTTATCTTGATGAATTCAATAATGGCCTCACTTATGTCGTGGAGCGGTTTAAAGAGCAATCGATCGCCGGGCATGTACGGCTTGTTAAAGGAGAAAGGTCAGGTCTTGCCCAGATTGCTGCGGACCTGCTCTGA
- the coxB gene encoding cytochrome c oxidase subunit II, translating into MKRWHQKWRLFAVFGMLALILAGCGDPYLSALQPKGVGAEMQYDLMLISVAIMAGVFLVVMVIYTFVIMKFRAKKGDENKIPKQVEGNHTLEIIWTVIPILLLLILAVPTVAYTFKLADTEKKAENTVVVDVTAYQYWWEFDYPDLGIKTSQDLYIPAEEEVIINLKSQDVIHSFWVPALSGKMDTNPGDGNNNTMTLHAKEEGTYLGKCAELCGPSHALMDFKVQAVDRNEFDAWAEKMKAGPSEPQTETAKAGQEIFQQSCVGCHAVGEEGGNLGPNLTNFGERERIAGILEHNEENLRKWMKDPETVKPGNKMTGQYDELDDKELDALVDYLMGLKVTEEKK; encoded by the coding sequence ATGAAACGATGGCATCAGAAATGGCGCCTGTTTGCCGTTTTCGGCATGCTGGCGCTAATACTAGCAGGATGTGGCGATCCGTACCTTTCTGCCTTGCAGCCAAAAGGTGTAGGAGCAGAAATGCAGTACGACCTTATGCTTATCAGTGTGGCGATCATGGCTGGCGTATTCCTCGTTGTAATGGTGATTTATACGTTTGTCATTATGAAATTCAGGGCCAAAAAAGGGGACGAAAACAAAATCCCGAAACAGGTCGAAGGAAATCACACACTGGAAATTATTTGGACAGTCATCCCAATCTTATTGCTTTTGATTCTGGCAGTACCGACAGTCGCATACACATTCAAGCTGGCGGATACCGAGAAAAAAGCGGAAAATACAGTCGTGGTGGATGTCACCGCTTATCAATACTGGTGGGAGTTCGATTATCCAGACCTCGGAATCAAGACATCACAGGATCTTTACATACCAGCTGAGGAAGAGGTCATAATCAACTTGAAGTCACAGGATGTTATCCACTCATTCTGGGTTCCTGCCCTGAGCGGTAAAATGGACACCAACCCGGGTGATGGAAACAACAACACCATGACGCTCCATGCGAAAGAAGAAGGCACTTATTTAGGGAAGTGCGCTGAGTTATGCGGCCCTTCTCATGCGTTGATGGACTTCAAAGTGCAAGCCGTCGACAGAAACGAATTTGATGCATGGGCTGAAAAAATGAAAGCAGGCCCTTCAGAACCTCAGACAGAAACAGCGAAGGCCGGCCAGGAGATCTTCCAGCAGAGCTGTGTAGGCTGCCATGCTGTTGGAGAAGAGGGCGGGAATCTCGGTCCCAACCTGACAAATTTCGGTGAGCGTGAACGAATTGCGGGAATTCTTGAGCATAATGAAGAAAATCTCCGCAAATGGATGAAAGACCCTGAAACAGTGAAGCCGGGCAACAAGATGACCGGCCAATATGATGAACTTGACGACAAAGAACTTGATGCCCTCGTTGATTATCTGATGGGGCTCAAGGTCACTGAAGAAAAGAAATAA
- a CDS encoding YhcN/YlaJ family sporulation lipoprotein produces the protein MGFKRHTALLFTAAILVTSGCAQTQAENENEADRAELIKVKQSDETQTEDKTSQEIAEHLVNLASSVPNVNDATAVVAGPYAVVGIDVNSELDRSRVGTIKYSVSESLENDPYGKDAVVIADADTVSRLREIAREIRQGQPVGGVVEELAAIVGRIMPQVPEQPETDNADPTDENDQQLSEKEQRELQQQQNRESNRNIEKGSE, from the coding sequence ATGGGATTTAAGCGTCATACCGCGCTTTTATTTACGGCTGCAATCCTGGTCACATCCGGATGCGCCCAAACGCAGGCTGAAAATGAAAATGAGGCCGATCGTGCGGAGCTGATAAAGGTGAAACAGTCGGATGAAACACAAACAGAGGATAAAACGTCTCAGGAAATCGCCGAACATCTAGTTAATCTCGCCAGCAGTGTTCCGAATGTCAATGATGCAACAGCTGTTGTGGCTGGACCTTATGCTGTTGTCGGAATTGATGTCAACTCAGAACTTGACCGCTCACGCGTCGGCACAATTAAATACTCCGTTTCAGAAAGCCTTGAAAATGACCCGTACGGAAAAGATGCTGTCGTCATAGCCGATGCGGATACCGTCAGCCGCCTCCGTGAAATAGCCAGGGAAATTCGCCAGGGCCAGCCGGTCGGCGGTGTTGTTGAGGAACTTGCTGCAATTGTGGGCCGAATCATGCCGCAAGTGCCGGAACAGCCTGAAACAGACAATGCAGATCCTACCGACGAAAACGACCAGCAGCTTTCAGAAAAAGAGCAGCGCGAACTTCAGCAGCAGCAAAACCGAGAATCAAACCGGAATATCGAAAAAGGCAGTGAATAA